CGAGCTTGCTCTTCGCACCGCACTTGCTAACACTCGTGAAGCGTCCACGGACAATCTGATCGCAACTTATGACCGGATATTTGACGATTTTCAAAGCCGTAAAGACCTGTTTACCGACTCAGCAGATTCGAAAAAGTTTAATTACGTCGAACTGACGAAAGATTAAGAACGCACAAATGACCGAGATCGTAATTCAAGAGGCTCCGGCCGTAACGACACCACCGACCATCCGCGAGGCGTGGCTGGCGTTGCTGCACGAACCGAGCTTGTTTATCCGTCATTGGAACTACAAAGGTGCGATACTGAGCTCTGCGTTTCGAGCTCCGATCTTTTTGATAACGTATCTCGCTGCCCGTGAGAGCCTCAAGCTGGCGCTCGCGGCGGCGGCCGTACAGTTTGTTTTTCGATTTCTATTTGCGGGGCTGACGGGATATCTAATACAGGCGATGCGGCGGGTCGAGCCCGCGTGGAAGGCGGCCGTATCGATCCTCTTGGTCGTGCCGCTGGTCAGCCATTTATTTGAGTACGGAGTGCAATCGGGATTTGTCCATTTCACGGAAACGGCCGATTATACTGACAAAGCCATAGTCCGCTCGATCTGCTTTTCGATCTTTTCGTCGCTTTTTGCATTCTATATTATGCGGCGAAACGTGCTGATCGTCGGCGAGCACGAGAGCCGTTCGCTATTTAGCGACATCTCAAGGCTGCCAAAGCTCGTTTGGGATTTTATGGCTTTCATTCCCGACGAGATCCTGGATCTGCTGCGACGCGGAGCCTTTGGGGCGGCGGCGATCGCATTTGTTGCCTGGGGTGTCTTTACTCAAATGGTTTGTTGGGCCGTCGCAAATAGGTCGATCTGGACATACGGCGGCGGAAAGGATCTTGGGATCCTGAAGTACTGGGGGATCGACGGCGTGATCCTGATGATGCTGGCCGTGGCTCTGGCCAAGGTGCGGTATTCGTATCGTGAACGCCGCGGGATCAAGAATATTTAGACAATGCTCGAATTGGTTTTTGCAAACTTACGTGTTCGGCCGTTTCGCACCCTGATCAGCGTGATCGGAGTGGCACTCGGCGTCGTTCTTGTCGTTCTTTTCACGGGTCTCGCCCGCGGAATGACCACCGATATGGCCAAACGGGCGACCAACTGGAAGGCCGAGATCGTGTTTTCGCGTGCCGGCGGGATGGAGTTTACGAGTTCGAATATGAACGTCGATACTGCATACGTCGAGAAATTGCGAGGTATCGACGGCGTCGCGTCGGTCGTTCCGGTCGGGCGATACATAACGCCGAATACCAAAGGCCGCTTTGGCGTTTTGCAGCTCGATGGTGTCGATTGGGAACCGTTTGCGGCGATGAACGATATGCACCTGGTCAGCGGACGTGGGGCAGTTGCGGTGGACGAAGTCATACTGGACAACCGTCAGTTTCGCGAAGACAAAGTATCGCTCGGCGACGAGATCGATCTCTTTGGCGGTAAAAAATATAAGGTCGTCGGCGTTTTTGAGCCGCCGTCAGGTTCGCGGATCAAGATGTCGCTCGCAGCGATGCAGGCCGCACTCGGGGCGGCCGACAAATGCACATACATTCTCGTCAAACTAAAAGACGGCTCGGACACGGACGCTGTCGCCGCGGCGATCAACGCCAAACTTCCCGGCAACAAGGTCAATCTCACACGTGAACTCGTGATCGACGCTCAGGAACGCATTCCGGGCCTCAACACGTTTCTGCGGGTCCTGGTCGGGCTCGGGGCATTTGTCTCGACCATCTTCGTGCTGCTCTCGATGTACACGACCATCACCGAACGCCGGAAGGAGATCGGCATCCTCAAATCGCTCGGCGCGTCCAAGAGCTTTATCATCAAGGTGATCGAGGGCGAGGCGTTTATGATCGGGTTGCTGGGCACGATCCTGGGGTTTGCGACATCGTTTATTGCGTCGTGGGCGATCGGTTACAAATTTGAGCTGCCGTTTCAGTTCAATGCTGGTTGGATGATCTCGGCGGTCGTGATCGCCATCGGCGGTAGCCTCTTCGGTGCTCTCTATCCTGCCTGGCGTGCCTCGATGATCGACCCGGTAACTGTAATGGTCAACGAGTAGCAGTAAGGTAAAAGAGATGTGAGCAGATCAGGGTAAATGTGCATTATCCTGATCTGCTTTTTATTGAGCTATCAAATGCGTTTAACTTTCTTCTTCCCTCTTTTCGGGCCGAAGGTGCGGAAAGAGAATAACGTCGCGGATCGAATGTTTGTTAGTCAAAAGCATCACTAAACGGTCGATCCCGATACCGATGCCGGCGGCGGGCGGCATTCCGTACGACAGGGCACGGATATAGTCTTCGTCCAGCACCATCGCCTCTTCGTCACCACCCTCGCGGGCCGTCATCTGATCCACAAAGCGTTCATATTGCTCCTTAGGATCATTCAACTCACTAAAACCATTCGCGACCTCCATCCC
This is a stretch of genomic DNA from Chloracidobacterium sp.. It encodes these proteins:
- a CDS encoding ABC transporter permease — encoded protein: MLELVFANLRVRPFRTLISVIGVALGVVLVVLFTGLARGMTTDMAKRATNWKAEIVFSRAGGMEFTSSNMNVDTAYVEKLRGIDGVASVVPVGRYITPNTKGRFGVLQLDGVDWEPFAAMNDMHLVSGRGAVAVDEVILDNRQFREDKVSLGDEIDLFGGKKYKVVGVFEPPSGSRIKMSLAAMQAALGAADKCTYILVKLKDGSDTDAVAAAINAKLPGNKVNLTRELVIDAQERIPGLNTFLRVLVGLGAFVSTIFVLLSMYTTITERRKEIGILKSLGASKSFIIKVIEGEAFMIGLLGTILGFATSFIASWAIGYKFELPFQFNAGWMISAVVIAIGGSLFGALYPAWRASMIDPVTVMVNE